A region from the Pelobates fuscus isolate aPelFus1 chromosome 3, aPelFus1.pri, whole genome shotgun sequence genome encodes:
- the LOC134601733 gene encoding programmed cell death 1 ligand 2-like encodes MLEFLFFILITSDLHPTSALFVVKANKMKHIARYGDIVQLVCNFPVNDNFNMDQLKASWEYINSTSSLRVEILRLNNGKIELLDHKSAHNRRITMLMDELRNGQAVLEITHVKLSDAGTYRCVLQLGGSDYDVTTLDVQASYENISRYTEILSSDGNEMSLTCQSLGFPEAEVNWQTKYVNMCSPAVTSRILTSDGLYNTSSTIKCKEQSSQNIKCVFWNKALNETTEAIFNFQEHESHSTIQTITTIVIICGAIFLTFVLLVIYWKRNEVFQMFQKKRGSGDLLADRLSTYLITNEDMKNTQIFI; translated from the coding sequence ATGTTAGAATTCCTGTTTTTCATACTCATAACATCCGATTTACATCCAACATCAGCTTTATTTGTAGTGAAAGCAAACAAGATGAAACATATAGCAAGGTACGGGGACATAGTTCAACTTGTCTGCAACTTCCCAGTGAATGATAATTTTAACATGGATCAACTTAAGGCCTCTTGGGAATACATCAACTCAACTTCAAGCCTTCGGGTGGAAATATTGAGACTTAACAATGGGAAGATAGAATTGTTAGACCACAAAAGCGCTCACAATAGGAGAATAACTATGTTGATGGATGAACTGAGGAATGGACAGGCTGTTTTGGAGATCACACATGTGAAACTCTCTGATGCAGGAACTTATCGCTGTGTTTTACAGCTAGGAGGATCTGACTATGATGTAACTACCCTTGATGTGCAAGCTTCATATGAAAACATAAGCAGATATACAGAGATATTATCCAGTGATGGCAATGAAATGTCTTTGACTTGCCAGTCTCTAGGTTTCCCAGAGGCAGAAGTGAATTGGCAGACAAAATATGTCAATATGTGTTCTCCAGCAGTTACTTCTCGTATACTGACTTCAGATGGATTATATAACACATCAAGTACCATCAAATGCAAGGAACAGTCATCACAAAATATAAAGTGTGTGTTTTGGAACAAAGCACTAAATGAAACGACTGAGGCCATTTTTAATTTTCAAGAACATGAAAGCCATTCAACTATACAAACTATTACTACAATTGTGATCATATGCGGAGCTATTTTTCTTACTTTTGTCCTGCTAGTCATTTATTGGAAAAGAAATGAAGTCTTTCAAATGTTTCAGAAAAAAAGGGGATCAGGTGACTTATTAGCAGACCGACTCAGCACTTATCTCATTACCAATGAAGATATGAAAAATactcaaatatttatttaa